One window of Thermocoleostomius sinensis A174 genomic DNA carries:
- a CDS encoding SDR family oxidoreductase translates to MQLAGKVALITGTGSGIGKAAALLMAKEGARVAAIDRNSAESQQTVEQIQQQGGEAMTAVADISQPDQMQQAIEQVVATFGRLDIVFANAGINGVWAPIEELQPDEWDKTIDTNLRGTFLTVKYAIPYLKQQGGAVVINSSVNGTRIFSNTGATAYACSKAAQVAFAKMVALELAKYRIRVNVICPGAIETDIDESTQQRNVEQEKEPVEFPSGRIPLTDGKPGSAHQVAQLVLFLVSDAASHITGTELWIDGGESLLQG, encoded by the coding sequence ATGCAACTGGCGGGAAAGGTAGCGCTAATTACAGGTACAGGATCAGGAATCGGAAAGGCAGCGGCGTTGCTAATGGCGAAAGAAGGAGCGAGAGTTGCGGCGATTGACCGGAATTCAGCCGAAAGCCAACAAACAGTGGAACAGATCCAGCAACAGGGGGGCGAAGCGATGACGGCTGTTGCCGATATTTCTCAGCCAGACCAGATGCAACAGGCGATCGAGCAGGTAGTAGCTACGTTTGGACGTCTTGATATTGTGTTTGCGAATGCAGGTATCAATGGCGTTTGGGCACCTATTGAGGAGTTACAACCGGATGAATGGGACAAGACGATCGACACCAATTTGCGTGGCACATTTTTGACGGTGAAATATGCAATTCCTTATTTGAAGCAACAGGGCGGCGCGGTGGTGATCAATTCTTCGGTGAATGGAACTCGAATTTTTAGCAACACTGGTGCAACGGCCTATGCCTGTTCTAAGGCAGCACAGGTGGCGTTTGCCAAGATGGTAGCCCTAGAGCTTGCCAAGTACCGCATTCGTGTGAATGTCATTTGTCCTGGGGCGATCGAAACGGATATTGACGAAAGTACCCAACAACGCAATGTAGAGCAGGAAAAAGAACCGGTAGAGTTTCCGTCTGGGCGCATTCCTTTGACCGATGGCAAGCCTGGTTCTGCTCATCAAGTGGCCCAATTAGTGCTGTTTCTCGTCTCTGACGCCGCTAGCCACATCACGGGCACAGAACTATGGATCGACGGCGGTGAATCGTTGCTGCAAGGATAA